The genome window TTCAGGCGCACCCGCACCGTGCCCACCGGGCCGTTCTGCTCGAAGTACAGGCCGGTATTGGAGATGCCCGCGGCCTGCAGGGTCTGGTCCACCCGCTCCATCATGGAGTTGTCGACCTTGATGGTCGCCTTGGCGCTGGAGACCTGGACGGCGGGGGATTCGCCGAAGAAGTTCGGCAAGGTGTAGACGAAGCCGATCACGACCACCACGGCGATCATGATGTACTTCCAGAGAGGGTAGCGATTCATCGGTAATCAAACCTCGGAAGGCTGGCGCATCGGCGCCGGTGCCCGCGGCGGGCCCGGCCGCAGAACGCGAAAAAGGGGCGGCGCCTGGCGCCAGCCCCCGGCAGAAGCATCGAATGCCGCCCGGGCGGCATGGATGCGAGCGCCTGGCTTACAGAGCCTTGATGGTGCCCTTGGGCAGGACGGTCTGGACCGCGGTCTTCTGGACCAGGACTTCCACCGCCTTGTCGCCTTCGCGCGAGATTTCCACCGAGACGTAGGTGTCGTTGACCTGGACGACCTTGCCCAGGATGCCGCCGGCGGTGACGACTTCGTCGCCCTTGGCCAGGGCGGCGACCATGTTCTTGTGCTCCTTCTGGCGCTTCATCTGAGGACGGATCATCAGGAAATAGAGGATCACGAACATCAGGACGATGGGCAGCATCCCCATCAGGGCGCCTTCGCCTCCGGCCGCAGGAGCTTGCGCCAGGACATTGGCGAGCGCGTTGGATGTCAGCATTTCTTCTCCAGAATCAATGACTTGCGTCGAAAATAACTCAAAATTGTAGCCCAGCCCGCCCAGGGCGGAACCGGGCCTCTTTTAGGGATAACCCAGGCCGACCGCCGTGCTGACCAGTGGCCGCGAGCACCTGGTTGGCCACGGCGGGGCCGGGAGGTGGCATTCTAGACGCCACGCGCCCGGTTGGCGGCGAATTCCGCGCGCCAGGCCGCGAAAACGCCGCCGGCGATGGCGTCGCGCATTTCCTGCATCAGCTGCAGGTAATAGTG of Pigmentiphaga sp. H8 contains these proteins:
- the yajC gene encoding preprotein translocase subunit YajC, which codes for MLTSNALANVLAQAPAAGGEGALMGMLPIVLMFVILYFLMIRPQMKRQKEHKNMVAALAKGDEVVTAGGILGKVVQVNDTYVSVEISREGDKAVEVLVQKTAVQTVLPKGTIKAL